In Fusobacterium periodonticum ATCC 33693, a single genomic region encodes these proteins:
- a CDS encoding RnfABCDGE type electron transport complex subunit B, with translation MEAIMMPVVVLGITGILMGLFLAYASKKFEVEVDPKVEAILAVLPGANCGACGYPGCAGYASGVALEGAKMTLCAPGGPKVIEKLGEIMGVAVEIPVKKKPVKKTVEKKVVAQTGDPISASAEFIEKNKRMLNKFKDAFDAGDKEAYEKLENLAKTAGKDELLKYYEEIKTGKIIPDGSAPAVPSGDPISASAEFIEKNKRMLNKFKDAFDAKDKEAYEKLENLAKTAGKDELLKCFEEIKAGKIIASGSAPAAAPVKLEPITATKEFVEKNKRMLNKFKDAFDAKDKEAYEKLETLAKSTGKDELLKCFEEIKAGKVVPDPETMTDAPAPKADDSKKQEASYCSILGDGLCVPEQNEKTKEEMAKQAEPPKTAEELERDKQAASYCSILGDGLCVPEENEQIVKQNLTHELDKEIK, from the coding sequence ATGGAAGCGATTATGATGCCAGTTGTTGTATTAGGAATAACTGGAATATTGATGGGACTATTCCTAGCTTATGCTTCAAAGAAGTTTGAAGTAGAAGTAGACCCAAAAGTAGAAGCAATATTAGCTGTCCTACCTGGTGCAAACTGTGGTGCTTGTGGATACCCTGGTTGTGCTGGATATGCATCAGGAGTAGCTTTAGAAGGTGCAAAGATGACTTTATGTGCACCTGGAGGACCTAAAGTTATTGAAAAACTAGGAGAGATAATGGGTGTAGCAGTAGAAATACCTGTTAAGAAAAAACCTGTTAAGAAAACAGTAGAAAAGAAAGTAGTTGCTCAAACTGGAGATCCAATTTCTGCAAGTGCTGAATTTATAGAAAAGAATAAGAGAATGTTAAATAAATTTAAAGATGCTTTCGATGCAGGAGATAAAGAAGCATATGAAAAATTAGAAAATTTAGCAAAAACAGCAGGAAAAGATGAATTATTAAAATACTATGAAGAAATTAAAACAGGAAAAATCATTCCTGATGGAAGTGCTCCAGCAGTACCTAGTGGAGATCCAATTTCTGCAAGTGCTGAATTCATAGAAAAGAATAAGAGAATGTTAAATAAATTTAAAGATGCTTTTGATGCAAAAGATAAAGAAGCATATGAAAAATTAGAAAATTTAGCAAAAACAGCAGGAAAAGATGAATTGTTAAAATGTTTTGAAGAAATCAAAGCAGGAAAAATTATTGCTAGTGGAAGTGCACCAGCAGCAGCTCCTGTTAAATTAGAACCAATAACAGCTACAAAAGAATTTGTAGAAAAAAATAAAAGAATGTTAAACAAATTTAAAGATGCTTTTGATGCAAAAGATAAAGAAGCGTATGAAAAATTAGAAACTTTAGCAAAATCAACAGGAAAAGATGAGTTATTAAAATGTTTTGAAGAAATCAAGGCAGGAAAAGTAGTACCAGATCCAGAAACAATGACTGATGCTCCAGCTCCAAAAGCTGATGATTCTAAGAAACAAGAAGCTTCTTATTGCAGTATTTTAGGTGATGGACTATGTGTGCCTGAACAAAATGAAAAAACAAAAGAAGAAATGGCAAAACAAGCAGAGCCTCCTAAAACAGCTGAAGAATTAGAAAGAGATAAACAAGCAGCAAGCTATTGTTCTATCTTAGGAGACGGACTATGTGTTCCAGAAGAAAATGAACAAATAGTTAAACAAAATTTAACTCATGAACTTGATAAAGAAATTAAATAA
- the rsxA gene encoding electron transport complex subunit RsxA has protein sequence MSIGGLFSIIVTSIFINNIIFAKFLGCCPFMGVSKKVDSSLGMGMAVTFVITIASGVTWLAYRLVLEPLGLGYLQTIAFILIIASLVQFVEMAIKKTSPSLYKALGVFLPLITTNCAVLGVAIINIQVGYNFIETIVNGFGVAVGFSLALLLLAGIRERLEFANIPKNFKGVPIAFITAGLLAMAFMGFSGMQI, from the coding sequence ATGAGTATAGGTGGATTATTTAGTATAATTGTTACTTCGATATTTATAAATAACATAATATTTGCTAAGTTCTTAGGTTGTTGTCCATTTATGGGAGTTTCTAAAAAAGTTGACTCATCATTAGGTATGGGTATGGCTGTTACTTTCGTTATAACAATAGCTTCAGGAGTAACTTGGTTAGCTTACAGATTGGTATTAGAACCTCTTGGTTTAGGATATCTACAAACAATAGCTTTTATATTAATAATAGCTTCTCTTGTACAATTCGTTGAAATGGCAATTAAAAAGACATCACCAAGCTTATATAAAGCACTTGGAGTATTCTTACCATTAATCACAACAAACTGTGCCGTTCTAGGAGTTGCTATAATCAATATCCAAGTAGGATATAACTTTATAGAAACAATAGTAAATGGTTTTGGAGTTGCAGTAGGATTCTCACTAGCTTTATTACTTTTAGCTGGTATAAGAGAAAGACTTGAATTTGCAAATATTCCTAAAAATTTTAAAGGAGTTCCAATAGCATTTATAACAGCTGGACTTTTAGCTATGGCATTTATGGGATTTAGTGGAATGCAAATTTAA